GAGGGGGCTTCCAGGAGCCAGGCCAAAGTACAGGcggaggggagaaaaagacagGGCAGGTCCGGGACCCCCCTTCAGGGAGCTGGGGCCGAGAAGCAGATGGAGGTTAAAGAATAGGGTGGGGGGAGGCCACAGTCACTCACCCCCTCGCCTCCGGGGCTTAGGGGGTGACGCGGAGGAAATCCAGTGTTAAGGAAGATGGAATAGGCTTCTGGTCCCTCCCTTGGGGCTGGGCGCGGCGGGTGGAGTAAATCTGAGGTCAGAGGAACAGTGAGGGAGGCTCCGGGCGCCCTCCCCGGGACGGGGATGGGTTTGGACGACGCCCTGGCGTCTGGGGGAAGCCGCCCGGCACCCGGCCGCCCCGCCTAGTGGTAATGGCCCCCCAAGTGCGAGGCGGCGGCCACCGCGCCGAAGGGCCCGGGAGGGGGCTGCAAGCCGGGGCTGGGGTAGAGAGCagcggtggcggcggcggtggcggcggcggtggcgcGGGGCCCGGGCCCGGCCAGTAGGAGAAGCCGGCGGGCGCGACGCCGGCCGAGGCGGCCATGAGGTTGAGTTTGGAGAGGCCGGGGAAGGGCAGCGGGGCGAGGCCGGCCGGCAGCTTGTAGAGCGCACCGTCCtgggcggcagcggcggcggcggcggcggcggcggcggcggcgtgggCGTGCGCGGGGGGCGGCTGGCAGGCCTGCGCCAGGCCCTGGAAGTCGAAGCGGTAGGCGTAGCGCTTGCCGTGCACCTTGCTCATGATGTTCTTATCGTAGTAGTAGCGCAGCGCGCGGCTCAGCTTGTCGTAGTTCATGTTGGGCTTGCTCTTGCGCTCGCCCCAGCGCCGCGCCACCTCGTCTGGGTCCGTGAGCTTGAACTCGCCGTGGCCGCCCTCCCACGCGATGCAGCCGGCGTTCGCGCGGTCCGCCAGCAGCTCCAGCAGAAACTGCCACAGCTGGATCTGCCCGCTgcctgtggggaggggggcggtCAGCCACAGGCGGGATgaggggaggctggaggtggggaaagaGGTGAGGTGGGAGACCCACCCAGCCCGGCGGCGGGAACCACAGGCGGGGGAGGGAAAGCACGCATCCAGGAGTGTAGCTGGGCGCACCTGGGGCGGCTGGCCAAGGCAAAGCTGTCTCTAGCCGTTACTGCGCTTTTGTACAATGGAAACACGGCTCCCATTTAGGAGGACACAACCCCACAGTTGCTTGGCTTTGTGAGACTTGTGGGCAGAGGGCGAAGCATTGCCTCCTCTGCCCGGCGGCAGCGGAGCACCAAAGCGCACGGCTCTCAGGGATGAGCAAGAGCTGGATATCAGCCCCTATTGCCACCGCGGCTGAGCGCCCTTATTCAGCACAGAGCCTGCACAACCCCACAGGGCAGCCTGGGCAGGCGGTTGGACCGCCACATGCCGCTGGACCACATCCAGAGGTCCAGAGGAAAGAGGCAGGCATGCAGCAGGACCCCCAAAGGCATACAGCGGGACAGGCCCGCCTGAGGTGGAGAAGATGTAGTGACTGGCTTCTTTGCTGCACCACGTCAGACAGGGATGGGGACAGTGCCCCCCATGTGGAAGAGGAAGGGCAGCTTCTGAAGgctccccacctctgccactgtCTGGTGCGCAGGGCACTGCGCTGGCGCTACTTGGGTTCGTTCTATTTTTTCGGAACAGGCGGGATTTCCAGCGCAGGAAAGTGTCATGCGTCCCTGGGGCGATGCACAGCTCTGAGCAGAGGAGATGAGATGGGGAAACGGCCGTGCttggctccctgcctcctcccatctTGGGCTGATCTCCAGGTTCTTCTGCCCCATCTGGATTTCGGGGTTGCTGGAGGCGGCAAGGAGGTTTTCCTGGATATGCCGCTGGTGAGAGAGTGGGACACCCCAGAACTCCCGCTTCCCTGTCTTAGAGCCTCAATCAGACAAGTGGAGAAAAATCTTGATACAATTACCCACCCACTCCCTACTCTCTTTTAGAATAAAATGGTTTTTCCTCGAAGCTGTCTGATCATTGCTTCAAATCCGCCCTGGTGaacctcttttcctttttcactcagAACCCAGATGCTGCCCTCCACCATAATGGCAACCCCAATCCTTCCACACCAGCCCAGCGAGGAGCTGCCCGGCGGCAGGTTGGGAGCATTGAGTTTTAGGGTCAGAAGCAAGGGAAGGTTTGGGTAAAAATGTGCAGCTGGCACCGACTGGGAGCGACATCAGAGGCTTGGAGACCCATTCCTGTGGGGCCTCGTGGTCCCTTTTGGATAAAGCAGTTGATGACCTTGTTTTTACTGCTGCCATAACTTGGTGAGATCTAGGGTGCCGGCCGGGTatggggctctggggaggctTTGCTTGAAAGGCCAGCCAGGCTCCGTCACCAGCAAGGCAAAGCCAAGGGTAATTTAGCAACACTGAGAGCACCGGCGGTGAACCTGGGAAGCCACTGCAGTAGCTTGGCCAGCAGACTTGGCCCACAGAGCCCAGAGGGTGTGGGCCAGTGGGGCAGGAAGCTGCTGGCCCCGGAGCTAGTGGTGACAGTGCTTGGAGTGGCCAGGGAATAATTATCCAGGTCCCCTTTCTTGACGGTGCCACAACCTTGCACTCCTGCTGCc
This DNA window, taken from Equus przewalskii isolate Varuska chromosome 5, EquPr2, whole genome shotgun sequence, encodes the following:
- the FEV gene encoding LOW QUALITY PROTEIN: protein FEV (The sequence of the model RefSeq protein was modified relative to this genomic sequence to represent the inferred CDS: deleted 2 bases in 1 codon); the encoded protein is MRQSGASQPLLINMYLPDPVGDGLFKEGKSPGWGPLSPAVQKGSGQIQLWQFLLELLADRANAGCIAWEGGHGEFKLTDPDEVARRWGERKSKPNMNYDKLSRALRYYYDKNIMSKVHGKRYAYRFDFQGLAQACQPPPAHAHAAAAAAAAAAAAAQDGALYKLPAGLAPLPFPGLSKLNLMAASAGVAPAGFSYWPGPGPAPAAATAAATAALYPSPGLQPPPGPFGAVAAASHLGGHYH